From the genome of Candidatus Chlorobium masyuteum:
CGATGAAATCAAGGCTGAGATGAGCAGGCTTGGATTGGTATGATGTTCTCATTTTTCTGTGTCAGCATTCTCGCCTATTGAACAACATCCAGTAATCTGCTTGAATACCCAGAGAGTTGCCGTGTACTTCAGCTCCAGAGGAGCGGCATCTTGGTAGCCGCAGTAAGTCGATGAATACCCCCTCCTATTTTTCCCGCTTCAGCATATGCAGACATCTTCATCTTTAAACCAACCATCCCAAGTCTGATACAGCCTGATATTATGGCAAGATCGCTATAGAATACATGGTATGTTTCGGCAGGGGAGATGCCAGCGCACAGCTCAGATGCAGAGGGAGCTGTTGAGGTAACTGTCAATGAAGATGGCGGTTATGAAGCGACCATTTTAACGAATATTTTCAAAAAGAGACTTTTCTCATGCTTTTGCTGATAAATCGCAGGAAATCTGTGTGTTACAAGGCTATTATTTTGCTTTGCTGCTTGTAATGAAGTGAATAAGTCAGTAATATCCTTTTAATGCCTAGTGATTATGGGTTAAAGCCCATCGGATGTGAGTCACATTCCGCCTTATTTTTTTAGCTTACTGGCGAGGCCTCTCTAACAGGAACGCGCTGGTCAGCGTGTTCCTGTTAGAGAGGCCTCGCCTTGCTTAAAGTAGGCTATTTTTTATATGTTAAGAGAGATTAAAACCAAGAAGTTGTTACAAGAGAATCTCAGTTCTCTTGTTTTTGCATTTAACAATACGAGGGTTTTTCATCCTGTTAATGTTTCTAAATTTGTGTTTTTATGTGGGGCAAATCAATCGAAAAATATAATATCCGAAAGACGTAAGGCTCTTCTCGAATTTGCTAGTAAAAAATTACCGCATACTCAGTTTTTTCTCGCCGAAAAAGTATTTAATACGCTTAAAAACGAAGAACATAAGGGAAATGTTCTTGAGATTGAAAACCTGATATCAGCTTTTTCAGATTATATAATTATTATTCTTGAAAGTCGAAGCGCCTTTGCAGAACTTGGCGCTTTTGCTAATAAAGTCCTTTGCGGTAAATTAATTGTTATTAATGATTTGAAGTTTAAAAATGAAGAATCATTTATCAATGAAGGCCCTATAAAATTTATTGAAGAGTACTCTGGAGCAGATCATGTTATATACTACAAAATGAAAGATGATGGCGTTCATAGTTTAGATGCGATAGGCGACATATATAACGAAATATATGAGTTTTTAAAAGATCCGATTAAGAGCGTAAATACTCCAGTTAATCTTGATGCATGTAATCCCGCTTTGTGTTTTAACAAAGATTCCGCAATGTTTCTTCATGATCTTATTTACATCTCAGGGCCAGTTCAACATAAGGAATTGATCGAAATACTGATATTGCTTTTCGGTAAGCAAAATTTTAATAAAGTAAAGCATTTGTTGGCTATTCTGTCATCGTTTGGTTCTGTTGAAAGAAGTTCAAGTGGTTTGTATCGAAGTAAAATAAATGATACATATTACAAATATAACTTTGACTTAAACAAGATTATTTCGTCTTTTAGAAACTATATGCTCAAATATTATCCTGAGAGGATATATGCATATTCGTGATGCTATCGCTATAGATCTTAGTGTTCCCGTGTCTATAGTGGACGAGGCATTGAAAGAGTCTCGCATTTATGTTAAAAAATTCACTTTGCCTAAGAAGAGTGGTGGTTCAAGAGAAATATTTCATCCCTCCAAGAAGTTAAAAACCGTACAGTATTGGTTGATTTTCAATATTTTAAGCAAATTACCAATACATAGTTCAGCAGTTGCATATCGAGATGGAATTTCAATATTAAATAATGCAAAAAAACATTGCCATAATCGTTTTTTTCTTAAACTTGATCTTAAGGAATTTTTCCACAGTATTGTTTTTAGTGATTTGTTGCCGTTAATTGAGGATTGGTATCAAAATATCAGTGTTGATTGGGTTTTTGGACCCGAAGAAAAAGATTTGATAAGAAAATCTTGTTTTTATAAAGAAGATCGACTTGCTATTGGATACCCTTCATCACCAGTGATTAGCAATGTTGTTATGTATCAGTTTGATCTTAATGTTGAGAGTCTTGTGTCTTCGGGACGTTTTGGAGATGTTTGTTATACTAGGTACGCTGATGATCTCATATTTTCTACGGATAAAAAAGGTGGCTGTAAGGTTTTGTTGAGGGAAATATCCGATTTAATTGGACGTCATAAATCTCCCGATATTACTTTAAACTCCGCCAAGACCAGACTTGGCAGTAGTACTGGTGGCACAGCTTCAGTTACCGGATTAAAGGTTTGCAATAATGGATATATTACAGTTCATAGAAAACAAAAAGATCATATTAGACTATTATTGAGTTTATATGCTAAGGGTGAATTGAAACCTGATGAATATCGATCTTTATTGGGCCATTTGGCATATTGTCATTATGTTGCTCCTTCTTTTTATTCCAGATTAGCACAAAAATATTTTAAAGAAATTCATGAACTCCGTGCCAGCGTATTCTGAATGGATGCTGGCGGTTATGGTCATAATTTTCTGTATTTACTTTCATTTTCCACCTGCTCAAATAAGGTATTGCTTTTGCGTGGTTATATCTGATTCCACCGGTATTCTCTCTCCACCACCATCCTACGGGACGACATTCATTCCGTTCAGTTACGCGAGTTAACCCCTGCCGGGTCATGACTCAGGATATCCTCGGGGTCGGCATGATATAAATGTATTCCTCTTCAATTCCCGGTTATTATTTGCAGGCGATTACCCTGTGTGCACATGAGTCGAAGTCATAGCAGTGTTAAGCGAAAGCGTCAACCCTCGTGATTATTGGTTCCGGATGAAGGTCAGGGTAAAGAGTGAAGATGGCCTTGAGTTGTCGACACTTTGTCGACAACTGAAATTGAAATCTGCTGACGGGAAAATGTGTGCTTTAATGGAATAAACTTCGAACACATTTTTACATTGTATTTGCAGAACGAATGATGAGGTGTTGACGGTTCAACGTTTACCGGAAAACGTGTTCGAAATTGCTGGAATCACCAGTGCTATCGTATAAAACACAGAAAAGAGGCATACCGATGATTACCGCCAGAAAAATTATGCGCCTTAACCCTCAAATCATAGAAAAAGGGGGGAAAAAAGAGTTTGTTGTTTTGCCCTATGAAGAATATCAGGCAATAGAAGAGCTGATGGAAGATTATATGGATCTGATTGATCTTCGGGAAGCAAAAGCCGAAGGGCATGATCAATCATCTGTGCCACTTGATGAGGTGATCAAAGAGCTGAAAAAAGGCTGATATGCGATGAGCAAATCATTCTCAAACAGCTATCGGATATCATCAACCTTGTACCTGCCTCTGTGCCCAGCGTGAAGACTTTTCTAAAGTTACGGTTCAATCGGAGGGGGATTTCCCGAGCCAGGTGTTACGATTGCCGGGTAGCGCTCGGCTGATTCTCATTCGAATCTTTTTCGAAGTTCGGATTTCGCTTGATGCCATTCCACAATCTGCTCTTGGCCTGCGCTCAATCGATGTTCAGTTTTCCGCAAAGCGTTATTGTGCCAGTCTGGAGCTTCTAATGACTCTTTTTCATGCGTCAGATCTTCCCATATGGCTTCCATGACTCTCGGTTTTTCTGCCCGCGAAAGATGAATATTGTGGGACGACACTCATTCCTGTCAGTTACGCGAAACCCCTTACCTGCCATTTTTTCGAAAATCGAAAACGCCTCGTTATTAAGCTCTAATGCCTTCTGAACTATTTGCCGGAGAGGAGCTGATTCCGGTTGCTGTTTTGTTTGAAAAAGGCTACTGGCCGACTGTTTTATGCTGTTTTACCTGGAAGGGAAAACGTCGTTGAAGAATGTATCCTTGTCGAGAGTATCCTGCCAGTTGCGATGGCGTTTTACGCTTTCAAGCTTCTCTTCCTTAGGCAGAGACAAATATCTGACAGCATTGGCATAGCCAAGTTCCTTGAAAAGAATTTCAGTGACCTTTTTGATCAGATCTTTATCGGGCATTAATTTTGTGATGCTCATAACAGTTCCTCCTTTTCGCAAAACGCTACTGGATTACCTACCCAGATTGCCGGGGTAATGGTTTTGCTTTTCTTTGCAAATTTATCGTCACAGGTAATCAATTCCGCTTGAAATGACTCGGAATACGCCAGATGAGCTGCATCAGCAATTCCAAGGCCTTTGCTTACAAAGAATTCAGCCCGATTCCTGGTCAAAAGAGTATTGTGCTCTGAACGGCTTTGAGTTTTCGCTATCAAATAGAGTAACTCTGCTCGTTCAACTTCATTCGCTGTTGCTTCAATTTCTTTCAAATGGACAGGTGACCAAACAAGTTGAAATTTACTTTTCTCCACAGCCGACAAAATTAAGTGAACAGCCGAGGTTTCCATACGGACTCTCAAGTAGGTCTGGTCGTCGTAAGGCCTACAAAGGGTACAGACGTCAAGGTATATCTTTCTCGGCATCGCGTTCCTTTCTTGTAAATATATTCAGAGTTATCACAAATGACAATCATTATTCCGGGTTGCGGGGCGCTATCGACTAACTTGAGGTGATTAAAGAGCTAAAAAAAGGCTGATACAGGAAGATGAACTCAGGTGCACCAAATGGATTCTATCCCCAAGATGGAGGCCATCGCTGACGGAGGCAAATCCGAAAATGGTTATTTCGTTATTGACGGCTAAGACTGTTCAACTTTGCGCATCTGGGTTGCAAAGGTTTCGACGTGTTCATCCCATGCGTAGAGCAAGTCAGGGTCAAAGTCCGCTCCATTTGGCCATACGATTGTTCCTGCTTCATCGTCAACAATCGCTTGTCTGAAAAAGTCATGATTGCGTAGCGGTTCATAGAGTTCACCATACAAAACAGGTTCCAGATTGATTTCCTTTACCGTACCATTATCGAAATGGATACGCAATGAACAGTGGTCGAGAATATCAATGGCCAGGACCTTTATAAATTTATGTTGCATCGTGCGATATCGTGTTGAATTAACGGAGCGGCTCTATTTTGACCGGGGCCTTTCCATCCTGTAACAGATCCCAGTCGGTCAAAAGTTCAAACTGATGAATCTCAGCCCAGACCCGGGAAAATTGTGGGACGACATTCATTCCACTCAGTTACGCCAGTTAACCCCGGAGGGTCGTGACCCGGCACTCAAACGACCAACGCAGGTTGCAGTATGGGATGAGGGGAGTTATCCGGAATTGGGCTATATTGCTGAGAATTTGTACACTATAGTGATACTTAAAGAGAGATAATCATGATTGCAATAAGTACTACAGAGTTGAGGCGTAACCTCCGGAAATACCTTGATATCGCAAATAAGGAACGGGTAATTATCCAGTGCGGGAAGAGCGAAACCTATGAAATTATCCCTGCCCGTAAAATGAGCGATACCGACCGTTATTTTTCGGATCCCAAGGTTGTTGAGCATTTACAGCGCTCTCTTCAGCAGGTAGAAGAGGGTAAAACTATGGTGCTCAAAAAATCAGATATCAAAAATCTTCTACAATCGTAACAGTCCACCTTCTTTCTGTTTACGGCCATTATGACGACCGATAACATAATAACCCATGTACCTACTCTTTGATACGGAATCAACGGGTCTGCCGCGAAACTGGAAGACTCCGGTGACGGACCTGAACAACTGGCCGAGGCTTGTGCAGTTGGCTTATCTCTCTTTTGATGGAGACGGCAATCAAACCGGATCGGGGAACTATATCGTCAAGCCGGAAGGGTTTTCTATTCCGCCGGAGGCTTCCGCAATTCACGGGATAACGACCTCGCAGGCATTGGCTGAAGGGCTGGAGCTGAAGCGTGTGATGGAGGAGTTTTATTCCGAGGTTGAGAGGGCGGAGTGGATTGTGGCTCACAACATGAGCTTTGACGAAAAGATTCTCGGGGCTGAGTTCCTGCGGCTCGGTATGCCGAACATCATGCCCGCGAAGAAGAAGATCTGCACCATGCAGGAATCGGTCGATTTCTGTGCCATCAAAAATTCTTACGGAAACAAGTGGCCCAAACTCTCCGAACTCCATCAGAAGCTCTTCAACTGCGATTTTCAGGAGTCCCATAACGCATCGGTTGACGTAGCCGTCACCGCCAAATGCTTTTGGGAACTCAAACTCCTCGGCGTTATCTAAGCATTCTCTCCCCGGTGAGGGACGATATTTACCGAATTATTCAAAGGGCGAACAACGGCGATAACTGCCCGCCTAAGCTCATAACCTTAATGGATTGATTAAACGCAAGCGGCCAATCATAAAAGAGCTGCACTTCATGATTGGCCGTTGAAGGAAATAACCCGCTTACTTTTTGACGCTCGTCAGGGTTTCTGTGGCCAATTGCGTTATCGTTCCGTCAGGCAAATAACGATAAAGAGTGACAGATTCGGCTGAAATACCGCTTTTCCCGGGTGTTACAACCACAAAAGTCATGATCGGGATATCGTTTTTATCGACCTTGCTGTCAATCCATGTTCCGGAATTGGCGTAAATCTTTTTTGCTTCCTTGTCATTCTCCTTGTCCTTTTGGAAGGGAATAATTTTTGCATCGTGAGTGTGTCCAAAGATGACAATGCGCTTGTCAGAACCTGAATTGGTAAAGTATTGAATTCTTGCCTGGTCATCCGTCTCACTGTTTGAATCGGCCTTTGTGATTGCTGTATCTACCGGTATATGAATAGCCACATTGTTGTGCGTCTGCCTGTCTTCCCATATTTTTTTCGTTGCAATTCTCTTGAACAACGTGACATCGATAACGCCTTTTTTCACCTGAGGCACGAGGTCGTTGATTGAATAGTTTAACGTATAGCCGTCAATGTTGGTTTTTATGATCTTGTCATTCAAACCCTCTTTTATCGGGAACATCTTCATGAGATTGTACCATTGCTGCCAGTATTCATACATCAGAGTTGGCTGGCTGCCGGGAGGTATTATCGGCAGGATTCCGCCCGGAGGCTTTGGCTTGCCTTCTTTCACTGATTGCGTCGCAATGCGAGTAAAAAAATAGCCCGGAGGCAATATGGAGCCCTTTGCAATGGCCCGGTTTGAGAAGGGGTCAGGTGCACAGAAAAAATTGTAACGATGCCCGTGTTCGATAACTATCCCGGGGTGTCCGAGGGGAGAGTATGAACCCAGACCCTGAACATCCCTTGCCTGCGTTATTCCCGGCAGGATACTCTGAACATCGCCGGCTGTAATCAGCAGATCGTGATTTCCCGGCACATAGGTAACCTTGATCCTGCGCTCGTTGATAATCTGCTGAAAAGCATTGATCACCGGTTGATTGTTGTGTGCCAGGGCAGTGACAAAATTACGCTGAGTTCCCCCCCTGAACGTTTCAACATCTGCGGGAATGAACCATTCATCAATAAGATCTCCGGCTATGACCAGCTCCCTTACAGCGGGAGATTGCCGGACCTGGTTCAGAAAGCGGACGAGGGGCTGACGGTTTTTGTTACACTCGGCATAGCTGTCATCGATACCTAAATGGATGTCGCTGATGCAGACGATCTGGCCTTTCTGATTGTACGGGTTGGGAATTACTGTTGTTGCATGCTTAAGGGGCGTTCCATTGCCTTTAACCGAATTTTCAGCGGCCTTAACCTCAAGCCAGCTGCAGCAGCTGAGAATGGCGGTAAACGCGATGAGGAAAAGCCTTACGGGTGATTTTTTCATGGTTAAGCGTTTATGGTTGGTTTATTGCGCCGCTTCTCTCTCCCTGCACCAAAAAATCCTGAGCTCTCTGGCGCAGGGGAGAGGTTATTCATTACAGTCGGAGAAATGCCGCAGCATTATCTCCTGCCATGCGGGAGTTAATGCCGGTATAATGGTTGAAGTACTCCTCAAGTCTCTCATTTGTCATGATGATCATAACAAAATCAGTGCCGAACATAAGGCGCTCCTCAACAATCGGGTGTTGTTTGATTATGGCCTCGATCTCCTGAAGCGAAACATCGGGGCAGTAGGCTATGTCGGCGTAAACGTTCTCGAATCGCTCCATCAGGCTGATGATCTCTGCTGTCCAGTTATCCGGAGCTGATGAGCCCCGGGCGGCGGCACAGGCTTTGATATGATCCGATCCGCCGAAATGGGCGAAATTGATGCGCAATTTGCTGAACTCGCTGTTTTCAAGCACTTCAAGCCAGTTTTGCGGTCTGGCAAAAAAGAGACTTTGAGCGGTATCTCCCTCATGAACCCGCTTAACTGTTGTTTCGTCAAATAGTACGTTCACCACAGTTCCGTCTCTCTTCCGGCTCAGGGTGCTGATTGTGCCGCACTTTGACTGGAACCCACCCGGGGAGGTGTGGCAGGTAATGGGGATATCGTGCTCAATGCAGAGTTTGTAGACAGGATAGAGGTCGGGATGGGAGGGGAGGTATCCGAGAGGACAGTAGAGTTTTACTCCCTGGAATTTACCATCGATTACCTGCTCTTTTACAAGCTGCTCGATTCCGATACGCCGAGGGTCAACGGCCAGAAACGGGAAAACGGTTTCAGGGCTCTTTTTTTTAAGATCCATCAGGGCTTTCAGGTGTTTGCGATACCCCCTCGTCATCTGGACATCGCTGCGGGCAGTCAGCCCTCTCGTTTTGGGCTCTTCACCGGTACCGGATTTAAACTCTCTGATTACGCGGTCAAGCTCCGCAGCAACAGGGGCTGTGCTTGTTGCTTTCAGATCAAGAGCGCGCTCGTTCCGGGAAACCCGCTCTGCACAGGCACGGAGAACCTTTTGTTTCATCTCCTCCGCAAATTCATCAAATGAGTACTGTTCCTGCTCGGCGATCAGCGACGGGGAAAAAGCCGCCCTCTTTTTTTCTGCGGGCAATTTCAGGAGTTTTGATTTCTGCTTACAAGAGGTGCCGTTATCAAACATAAAAAAAATGTCCATCATCAGCGGCGCGGTAATCAACGGCCTGGAGGGTTTCCACTGACTCGCGGTATAGCAGTGCTGTTCATAGTTGTAATTCTCTTCAGGGCTTCTGATGATGGCTGCAAACAATGAGGCGACGTAGTTGATGAGCTTTTCCAGCTCTGGAGGGATGATATTAAGGGCTTTCAGTCTGAGCTGTTCATCCTGTTTATATGGGTAATGGTCATGCAGCCATCTCCATCCGATTTCGAGAAGTTCTTCGAAGGCAAAAGCACCGTTAAAAAAATGGCAGTGAACATCAACGTTTCCGGTCTGCATACTTGCCGCCTTAATGATTCAGTGTGTTGATGGATGTGCTCATATCCGCCTTTGTCCGGGCGAGCCGGATTGCATTCGAGGGGCATGGCGTGTCAAGAGAACAGCTCCGTTCCTGTACATGAAATGCAACACTCAGAAAGCCTTTTCTTCCGGCTTACTACTACAAAATATGTAATTGGTCTGTTTTGCGGAAGTATAAATTCTGTATATGCGCTTCACCTTACCCGTTTATACACTCTATTTACGTTTGCCTGACGATTTTCTCCCCCCGGTTTGATTTTTGTGCATTTTTTAGTCTCCCGTTAATCCCCTCTTAATCTGGCGGTTTTAAATTGTTAACAGTTGAAAGATGATCTATGCTGTGACAGACGAATGAATACGAGCGGAATTGATGAACATCCGGGGGGTTTTGTTTTTTTCGACAGTGTCGGCACAACGCGGAATAAACAGAACCCCCTATTTTTTGCAAGAGAATCATGAAAAAAATAGGGGAGGAGTGATGATGAAGAGGGTAATAAGAGCTGTTGCGTTGCTTTTTGCCTGTATCGGGTTTGCCCGGCAGGCAGAGGCTCAGGAGATGACCCTGGCGATGTTATCGTCGAAATATAACCTTCCACAAGGTCAGGAGACCTACAACCGGGCTTGTGGAGTCTGTCATGATAACGGTGTGATGAATGCACCGAAAGTTTGCAACGTAGCTGATTGGCAGCCACGGATGGCGCAGGGTATGCAGGCGCTCATCAATCATGCTATTGATGGCATCAATACTATGCCTGCAAAGGGGGGAATGGAATCACTGACTCTTGCCCAGTGTTCCGATGCTGTTGCTTATATGATGTCACTGTGTGATATAACAGTGGCCAAAAAATAGCAAAGTATCTTGCTCGGCTCAGTTCCCTGGAGGTTTTACCGCCGTGAAAAGACAAAGGCTTTTCACGGCTTTTTTGTTTCTACTGCAGAGCCCTGATTTTGTCAAAAACCGGTTTATGCGGGTGATTGAGCAGCTCCTCTTCATTTTCGGGCAGGGTGACATGCTTTGCTACGATTTCAAGCATGCGTTTGTCGAGATGCTGTGCGATGTCGAGCATGCGGTCGAGCCGGTTTTTGAGTTCGCTGAGAATGAACTTCTCGGCACTGTTTTTTTTCATTTTCTCAAGAATCTGAGCCATAACCGGAGCTTCAAGATGAAGTGAAACCTCATTGAAGTACTCTATCGGAAGGTCATTGGCATAGCCAACGGCCTGATCAACTCCCATCTTGCCGCATACACCGGCGGCTATCCGCGGTTTGATATGATCGACCATCAGTGGAATGACGACAAAATTCGGGATATACTTGACGATCATCCCTATGGCGTTATAGAGCTCCTCAAATCCGTCGGTCTTGTGGCTGACCAGCGTCTCAGCCCAGGAGAGTATCTGCTGCTGCTGGCTGAACGGAAGCTGGCGCAGTACCTCCGGTACGGGAATATTGGTCCAGGCCAGCGATTTTTCCAGTTCACTCATAGTGGTTCAATTCTTGCTTAGTGGAGGTCTGTGGAATGTCTTGTGTATTGCGAAGTTGATAAAAAAAACAGAGAACAGGAAACAGGAAAATCAGGGATGGTTATCCTCCATCAGCTTAAGGCTGCCAGGGCGGGAGGAAGGGGTAGAATTACATGGAAACAAAACTGAAAGCATTGGTTATATTCCACCCTTTGCAAGATAATAAGGCGACACTATACAGGTGTAGCGATGCCGCAATGATAATATAAGGAACGGTGAAAAGGTATGGTGCTCTTAACAGTTGAAGGATTACAGAAAAAGTATGGTTTGAAACATCTTTTTACCGATGTCTCATTCGGTATAGATGACCGCGACAAGATAGGGATTATCGGGGCGAACGGCAGCGGAAAGAGTACGCTGCTGAAAATTCTTGCCGGGGTGGAAACTCCCGATAAAGGCAAGGTGATGGTGGCAAACCAGAAGCGGATTGCCTATCTCCCCCAGGACTCTCCCTTCGATCCGGATGATACGGTGCTCGAAGCCATTCTGAAATCGAGCGATAAGGTCATGGATCTTATCTATGAATATGAGGTTGTCTGCAAGGAGCTTGAGACAAAACACAGCGAGGATCCCTCGCTGATAGACCGCATGAGCCAGCTTGCCCATGAACTCGACGTCTGCGGAGCCTGGGAGCTGGAGTCGAATGCCAAGACGGTGCTTGGCAAGCTTGGTCTTTATGACCTGGAGGCTAAAATGGGCACCCTTTCCGGCGGTCAGCGCAAGCGGGTAGCCCTTGCCCATGCTCTCGTTGTGCCGAGTGACGGCCTGATACTTGATGAGCCGACCAACCATCTCGATGCCGACAGCGTTGAGTGGCTTGAGCAGTATATCCGCCGCTACCAGGGTGCCGTGCTGCTTATCACCCATGACCGATACTTCCTCGACCGCGTAGCGACACGCATGCTTGAGCTTGACGGTCATACAGCTACAACCTATACCGGAGGGTACTCAAGCTACCTGCAGCAGAAGGCCGAGCAGGAGGAGCAGGCAATACGCGATGACCGCAAACGCCAGGCTCTTGTGCGTCAGGAGCTTGACTGGATGCGCGGCGGCTGCAAAGCCCGCACCACCAAGCAGAAAGCCCGCATGCTGCGTGCTGAAACATTTGTCTATGCACCGAAAAAGGAGAAGCAGAAAGAGCTTGAAATCGGCTTCGGCGCGGGACGGCTCGGTGACAAGATTATCGAGTTTCACAAGGTCTCGAAATCCTATGGCGACAAACTGCTGCTGCACGAATTTGAATACCACCTCCAGAAGGGAGACCGCATCGGCATTATCGGGCCGAACGGTTCGGGCAAAACAACCCTTTTTGATATGATTACCGGGCGCGTCAAACCCGACAGCGGCCATATCGATATCGGCAAAACCGTCAACATCGGCTATTACGATCAGCAGAGCAGGGGACTGGATGACAGCAAGCGGGTTATTGAGTTCATTCAGGAGGAGGCTGAGCAGATCAAGCTGAAGGATGGAACGGTCTTTTCGGCGGCCAGAATGCTTGAGCGTTTTCTCTTTGCCCCCTCAACCCAGTACAGCTATATCCGTACGCTCTCGGGCGGAGAGCGCCGCAGGCTCTACCTGCTCAAGCAGCTTATCGGCTCTCCCAATGTGCTGCTGCTTGACGAGCCGACCAACGATCTTGATATTCCCACGCTCCGGGTGCTTGAGGACTACCTCGACACCTATCAGGGGTGCCTCATTGTGGTCAGTCACGACCGCTATTTTCTTGACCGTACTGTTGAGTATATCTTTGCCTATGAAGCCAATGGCACGGTACGCCGCTACCCCGGCAACTATACCGTCTATCTTGATATGAAGGCTGCTCTGGCGGAGAAGGAGAAGGATGACAGGAAATCGGGATCGAAAGAGCAGCAGAAGATTCTTCCGGTGGTGTCGGCAAAGCCGAAGCAGAGCCGGCTCGGCAGCAAGGAGAAGCGTGAACTTGAACAGCTTGAAAGCTCCATTCATGAGGGCGAAACCCGGCAGTCGGAGATAGCGGCCAAACTTGCTGCAGCCGGCAGTGATTTTGAGCTGCAGCAGAAGCTGGGAACCGAACTGCAGGAGCTTCAGAAGCAGCTTGAGAGGGAGATGGCCAGGTGGACGGAGTTGGCGGAACTGGCCTGAGCTCTCCGCTCTACATCTGTTGCGCGATTCGATTACTTCGTTGAGCGGTGCTCGGAATCCTCATGTACTCTTGTGTACATTCCGGTTCCTGTGCTCCGTTCGCCTCGTACTCAAATCGCTCACGACGATGTAGAGAGGAGCCCTTGAGCTCTCCGCTCTACATCTGTTGCGCGGTGCGTGTTCGGCTTGTTGGACGAGATGGACATCATGGACACCATGAACTGCGAGGTGAAGGGTTTTTGAACCGGTCACGGCGATGTATAGAGGTTACTGTAACGGAAAGAGAGGAATATGCTGACAGCTGAAGCTATATCCGCCCGGCTTGAACTGCTGGGCGATCCCCAGGCGGCATGCTTTGCCTTGAGGTTTTTCAAAACCGGGTCCGGAGAGTACGGCGAAGGGGATCTCTTTCGCGGTATTCGGGTTCCTGTTTTGAGAAAGCTTGCCCCCGCACTGGACAACGTGCCTCCGGAGGAGGTGATCCGTCTGCTTGCTTCTGCGTTTCATGAAGACCGTCTGCTTGCCCTTCTTTTGCTTATCCGCCGTTTTCGCAAGGCTGACGGTGTTGAACAGGAGAGGATCTACAACAGCTATCTGGCCAATACTCTCCACATCAACAACTGGGACCTGGTTGATATTTCGGCGGAGCACATTGTCGGCTCTTTTTTGCGCAATCGTGACCGGGCGCCACTCTACCGGCTTGCTGTTTCGGAGAGCCTCTGGGAGCGCAGGATTGCCATCGTCTCAACCTTTCATTTTATCCGCTGTAATGAGTTTCACGATACCCTTGCGATAGCAGGGATGCTGCTCAACGACCCGGAGGAGCTGATTCACAAGGCTGCAGGCTGGATGCTCCGTGAGGTCGGCAAGCGGGATCAGCCCGCAGAGGAGGAGTTTCTGCGGGTGCACTGCCGCAGGATGCCGAGAGTGATGCTGCGCTACGCCATTGAACGGTTTGAGGAGGGGAAGCGGCAGCGATATCTCAAGGGGCTGGTGTAGCTCACTTTATCTGAAACTCCGGATGA
Proteins encoded in this window:
- a CDS encoding DUF2442 domain-containing protein, giving the protein MQHKFIKVLAIDILDHCSLRIHFDNGTVKEINLEPVLYGELYEPLRNHDFFRQAIVDDEAGTIVWPNGADFDPDLLYAWDEHVETFATQMRKVEQS
- a CDS encoding addiction module protein; the encoded protein is MSSHNIHLSRAEKPRVMEAIWEDLTHEKESLEAPDWHNNALRKTEHRLSAGQEQIVEWHQAKSELRKRFE
- a CDS encoding type II toxin-antitoxin system Phd/YefM family antitoxin; protein product: MITARKIMRLNPQIIEKGGKKEFVVLPYEEYQAIEELMEDYMDLIDLREAKAEGHDQSSVPLDEVIKELKKG
- a CDS encoding retron St85 family RNA-directed DNA polymerase, whose amino-acid sequence is MHIRDAIAIDLSVPVSIVDEALKESRIYVKKFTLPKKSGGSREIFHPSKKLKTVQYWLIFNILSKLPIHSSAVAYRDGISILNNAKKHCHNRFFLKLDLKEFFHSIVFSDLLPLIEDWYQNISVDWVFGPEEKDLIRKSCFYKEDRLAIGYPSSPVISNVVMYQFDLNVESLVSSGRFGDVCYTRYADDLIFSTDKKGGCKVLLREISDLIGRHKSPDITLNSAKTRLGSSTGGTASVTGLKVCNNGYITVHRKQKDHIRLLLSLYAKGELKPDEYRSLLGHLAYCHYVAPSFYSRLAQKYFKEIHELRASVF
- a CDS encoding type II toxin-antitoxin system Phd/YefM family antitoxin gives rise to the protein MIAISTTELRRNLRKYLDIANKERVIIQCGKSETYEIIPARKMSDTDRYFSDPKVVEHLQRSLQQVEEGKTMVLKKSDIKNLLQS
- a CDS encoding retron St85 family effector protein, producing the protein MLREIKTKKLLQENLSSLVFAFNNTRVFHPVNVSKFVFLCGANQSKNIISERRKALLEFASKKLPHTQFFLAEKVFNTLKNEEHKGNVLEIENLISAFSDYIIIILESRSAFAELGAFANKVLCGKLIVINDLKFKNEESFINEGPIKFIEEYSGADHVIYYKMKDDGVHSLDAIGDIYNEIYEFLKDPIKSVNTPVNLDACNPALCFNKDSAMFLHDLIYISGPVQHKELIEILILLFGKQNFNKVKHLLAILSSFGSVERSSSGLYRSKINDTYYKYNFDLNKIISSFRNYMLKYYPERIYAYS
- a CDS encoding 3'-5' exonuclease codes for the protein MYLLFDTESTGLPRNWKTPVTDLNNWPRLVQLAYLSFDGDGNQTGSGNYIVKPEGFSIPPEASAIHGITTSQALAEGLELKRVMEEFYSEVERAEWIVAHNMSFDEKILGAEFLRLGMPNIMPAKKKICTMQESVDFCAIKNSYGNKWPKLSELHQKLFNCDFQESHNASVDVAVTAKCFWELKLLGVI
- a CDS encoding PIN domain-containing protein — encoded protein: METSAVHLILSAVEKSKFQLVWSPVHLKEIEATANEVERAELLYLIAKTQSRSEHNTLLTRNRAEFFVSKGLGIADAAHLAYSESFQAELITCDDKFAKKSKTITPAIWVGNPVAFCEKEELL